From Neomonachus schauinslandi chromosome 4, ASM220157v2, whole genome shotgun sequence:
TTTCCTTAGACTTTTTATCCAAGACGAAGGGGATGATTGAGGTTGGTCAGGTGGGTGGTGGGTCATGATTTGAGGTAGAAATTACTAGTGAGATCTCATTGCCCTGATAAaattttcagtttactttttgGGAGTAACaacacatatattcattttttactaGGGTAGATTCCTAACCTGAACAGTTGGTTCCTAATTTTCCagcatttttaaatcataatagtGGTAAATGAccaaagttattttattattctctagGGTGTATTTGTTCAGCTGGTCCAGGCAAATTCTCCAGCCTCATTGGTTGGTCTGAGATTTGGGGACCAAGTACTCCAGATCAATGGGGAAAACTGTGCAGGCTGGAGCTCTGATAAAGCACACAAGGTGCTCAAACAGGCTTTTGGAGAGAAGATTACTATGACTGTTCGTGACAGGTAAGTTGACTATACAGTTCAAATGGAAATTTAAGACTAGTTTTCCATTTTCCTGGGCTTTTAAGAGTCTGTGGATAAAATACTGTGTTGCAGAAGATTATCACATTATCGATCAGCCTTATACTCTGGCAGTTTTGTGTGTTGCAGATTCTTCttacatagttttctttttaatagcattCTGGTTTTGTATGCATCTTATTTCAAAGCTTATGAAATTCATCCTCTGAGATGTTACTTTCCTGTCTCTCTAgatcataaaaaaatgaatgttggaAAAGTAAGCAGTATGGCATCTCTGGCCTCACTTCCCAGTATGCTGCTTAGACATCCAGTGTAGGATGGACACAGTGCCAGGGTCCCTGCAGAACTCCCAAGTGGAGTAGGAGTTCTAAAAATGTGGCCCTTTTGGGTGGTTATGACTCTATAGTTGTCAGGTGGGaagacagaatattttatttagctgTCAGTTTATAACCTAAACATTTAGGCACATGAAATAAGGGCCTCTCTTTTTTCTGGCCCCTTAACAAGTGTTATGGGTGGACCTGTTATCACATTGTTACAGTTAGCTAGTTAgcttttggatttttcttcttctcagtTAAACTTAGTTTTATCTAaccttgtttccagttttctcacACATGGTAGGTATTTTTAGTGAACGTTTTGTAGATGAACACCAAATTTATATCTAAGGAAATTCAAAGAGTAACTTGGACCAATaggaagaatgaaaattttaatttaatccaTTATGCTTACAGGCCCTTTGAAAGGACAGTTACCATGCATAAGGATAGTACTGGACATGTTggctttatctttaaaaatggaaagataacatCCATAGTGAAAGATAGTTCTGCAGCCAGAAATGGTCTTCTCACAGAACATAACATCTGCGAAGTCAATGGGCAGAATATCATTGGGCTGAAGGTAAGGAATAGAACTTGTGTCTTGTGCTGCAGTTTTATTTGAGCAAATGTCTTTTCCATTTGTCTGTTTTGGTGGTATTTTCACGTTGACctccaaaataaatagaaactcagtggggagatgggtgatgTGGGATCTGGGGCTCTGGCTGTGCTCTCAGGCCAAAGGAATTACTTGGGCTATTTGGAATTAACATTCCTATAGCAAAGGGCTTGACTCTGTGATCTCAGCAGTCCCTTGAACTAGAATTCTGTGGAAACATGGGCATTGGAGATTTTGATGACATTCTGAATGAATGATTGCTCAGCTTTTTCAACCTAGGAATGGTAGGAAATGAGTAATAGTTTCTGTTTATATTAGTACCTTGTTTTTTCCCTCTGCAGATTCCTAAATATGGCTATTTTAATGTACAAAAGGTTTCATTAAGACCTGTTCATTTCATAAACTTTGTTAAGAATGCACTGTTAACAGGGTAGTATTGCATGTGAGGAAAATTATGTCATCTTAAACAATGAGCAGATGATTTTttggctaaaatatttactcagcAATTTTGTTTCCATCTATAAAATTGTGATTCTATAGAATTAAACTTGGtaagagaaactggaaaaaattacaaataccAAGGGTCAGATTTTAGAGGTCTTAGCAAAACCTAAGAGGATATACATATTTACCAAGAATAACATAGtttcatatttatgaaatgaaGCCTTAATATTAATTTTCATCACCTGTTTTCAACAGGATTCTCAAATTGCAGACATACTGTCAACATCTGAGACTGTAGTTACTATTACAATCATGCCTGCTTTTATCTTTGAACATATTATTAAACGGTAAGTAGTCAGTACTTCAACTTGATGCTTACAGTCCTCTGAGTTAAAGTACAGTGCTTATATTAAGTCCCAAATCTTTGGTTCTTTTACCTAAGGGATGGCATGGTATTTATCTAGAAATCTGAAGTTGCTTATTTAGAGGAATTGGTAGGTAAGGACGGTCCCTCACAACTTCCCAAGTACTGAATCAAATTCACCATACACTTCCGAAATGTTGACATTTTCTAGTTGGAAAGAGGTGTATGAGCAGAAGTGGGCAGGCTTTCGTTTCAGCTTTCAGTAAAATTGACTGCAGTTGCACTCTGCCTACAAGCTCCTCTGCTTATAAGAAATCTATTCTGATGGTTCATGATGGAGAATTCTTGCCTATGGGATGTTAGGAGTAATGGGTTTTGTTCTAAGAGCATCTGAGGAGGCAGGTAGAGGCGTGTAGGGGTGAGGGGTGTGGTGCTAGGATGGGCCTCAGGAAATGAGGATGGGACAGCTGAGTAGGGGGAGCAAGTGTTTTCACCTTCCctagaacttttaaaatcctGGCTTCTATCATAGCTGTTTTTGCCAAGCCAACTTAGATCCTTCTTTCAGAATCTTATCTTGCCTGTGGAAATaagatttaaaagattaaaaacataataaagggAACTGGTATAGTCAAGACTACTTGTTCTCGAGTTCTCTTAAACCAGGGATAGGTTCCCCCTTcccattttccttgtttttagtCATCAGCTTTAATATACAAGGACTTACTTGTATCTCTAGCCAAGATACAGATGGCGTTTCACACTGGGTATATTTGCAAATAACTAGATTCCCGAGACTCctgaactcattaaaaaaaaaaaaaaaaaaaaaaaccttccctccccccacagtcCCACTTGATGCTAACAAGTGCTAAGTTTGAATGGGCGTTTTCTTGGATTAGCATAGccctttttgaaaaaagaaacccaaaccgCACAATTTAATAAAGTGACTCTCTCGTAGGATGGCACCAAGCATTATGAAAAGCCTGATGGATCACACCATTCCTGAGGTTTAAAAGTCATGGCACAATGGAAACTTCACCAAACTTCTCCAGTTTACTTCCTGGGCAACTTAACTTTATATTATGCACATGAAGCTTTCTAGGAGCCAGAGAGCATATGCTGCATGAAGACCTTTCTATCTTACATTATGGCTGGGAATCTTACTGTTTTGATTGGATATCTTGTTCCCACTTCAAGATCATCGTAGCCTTATCCTGGTTTTACAGATGTGAAACTTTGGACAGATTTACTGATTTTCATAGAGTAGTTTCTCTACTAGAAACCCGATGCTTTTACAAGCCATTATGATTAGAATGACTGACACAGGCTTAGCTCTGTGTTAGAACCAGTCACCTTTATCTTATATCAAGTAGTGCTGTTCATATTACTTTAGTTCTATGGTATAATTGCGTTTTTAATGTGTTACCATAGTACATGTAGAATGACTGCTTTTGATGGTTttttagttgtgtgtgtgtgtgtgcgtgcacgtgtttATAAAACACCAATTAAGTACACTGGTTTCATTCCATGTAAGCATTATACAGTGTATGTAGGTTGCGAGAGATTGTGTTGATCATCATTTAATTGTAACTACCTTTACTTAATATGCTTCAACTGTCGCCTTAACTGTTAAGCATctagaataaaagccaaaatacAACTATTGCTGCCTTTCTAGAACCCAAACTGCAGTTCTATGTTAAACTGAAATGTACACTAGCCCAGGACAATTTAATGGTACATACTGAGCTATAGCATAGCTGCTTAGTTGCATTTGAGACTTTCTAGTCAATTGTGTAatggaaatttctttcttctaaaagttaCCGGTATTACTTTCTGAGAAATGAATCactatatattaaatgtaaaaattcttatACTAAATAGGATAAACTTTTGACTCCCTTTATTCATTTGTAGATTAAGTGGAATAATACCTAATTTTGTCATTTACTCTTAACATTCTATAATCTAGCTACTTTGGGATGGTCTTAGGATGTTTCCCAGGTCATTTGTTCATTTCCTGACCCCTCCCTGCAAACAAAATGGCAGTGACactttatcctcatttttttttttctggtttatgcCTATTCCATcttaattaaatatgtataaataaagtgGACTTTTAGTCTGTTGCATCATTTGGAAACTGTGCCTTTCACCAAACTTGCGCGTGACTTAGAGCAGGCGAGTGAAGTTCACACCTTGGGCCTGCGGCAGTTGTCTCCCAGAGCAGCAGGCATCGAGAGGCCCTGAGAAAAGCCCTCTGTGCCGAGAGTAGGCGTGTCAGGAAGAGTGTTTCCACCTGTGAACCGCAGATGGCCCACCTGCCCTGCACACTTCAGGCTGAGCAACAGGAACTCACAGAGGCCACAGATGCTCCCTGCAACACCTGAGACCAAGTCATGTTTAATGACACTTAAAACTGACTTTGAAAACTGTTAGCCTGGGTTGTTTTTCCCCCATGTCATACAGCCTACAAGATAAACCCCCCCCCTACAGTCTTTAAAAACACTGTCATAATATAAAAGGAAGTCAGTAGTGTGGCTTTACAGCTTACCTTGTTGAAATTTGGAAAAGCAAACCGAACGTTTCCCAGTTTACCTACCTTGTTACCTAGATTTGGGTCTGAGGATGGTTCTAAAAATGTAAGAATGAATGAGACTCACATCACTAAGTATGGTTGTCTAGAAGGATCAATCATTGAAGTTCTTAAAAGGTACTAGTCTTGGTAatcatttaaataagaaaatgaaaactgctttcattagagaaaaatatttttaatgtagaaaagATGAGCATTTAATAGCTATAATGAAATAAACTGTTCCTATACACAGTAAACTTACAAGAATTGCTGATCTTTCCCCAGGTTCTTAGAATCTGAGGACCATAGGTTATACAAAGTAACCACTCCAAGAAAACACATACCCCAAACCCAATGGGCAGCATTTCTGTAGGTTAGGAAGACAAAATAGAGTGACTCAGAAGTAGTAGAGAATAGTGCACgttttcttggaaaattcaaaaTTGTTCAGTGTTTTCTGAAAGTTTTCCCATCTCAGTTTAGTATCTCTTACCTACTTTGCCACCCAAACCTGCCTTCTGACCATCAGCATACTGGGATGACCATCTGCCTTACAAATGTAATGTTTTCTCCCTAACACTGCCATGTCTTTGTCTGCTTTAGAAGACGGCAACTAATGGCTTTCAGTGAAGTTGCCATGATTTAGGAAGTTTAAAACCACAATGTCTTGTGGTAAAACTTCTAATTACTATCATTGCACATTCACCAGTTCATTTAAAAGTctggtttaaaaatacattaaatagaGTTCAATTTAACATTCAAGAGAGGAAAAGGCACTTAATACTGCAGTTTCCAGAACATAATTTGTCTGTCTTCCCCTCCTGTGATGATACTGCTACACTGTTCATTCATCCATATACATGTTACAGCACCTAAGAGAAAGAGACCTTGTGGTTAGGTGGTAAGTTGACCAGGGGGCCCCCCAAAAGGTACTCTCAAGTACTATGTTGTCTTCTCTCATCCTGTAATTGGTGTATAAATGAAAGATTTAACTGCTTGGTACAAGGAACTTGTGAGGAATAAAACCACTTAAATGTAAAGCTAATAACTGGGGATGCAAACAGCTATTCCTACCTGTAGCTAGTGGTCAGGACACGGATGAGAGAAGAAGGTAGGGACCTGGTGGAAGTTAGCTAATTCCATTTCTATTGGAAGGAGTCAAATGTTACTTAAAGCCAGTAAGTTGAGGATGACCTAAACAGATCACTTTCTAATGTTAAGAAATAACCACATAACTTAGTGACGGAGGGAAGGGAATGAAGGGGACAGTTACTGGTCACAGTAGAAAACAGATACTTATAACCATAGATACTAGAAGAATTAAAAACCATAAATCTTCCAGATGATCAGGAGGCAACCATGCAAATAAATGTAAGCAAATACAATGAATCTTCACAATatactaagtggaaaaaaaaaaccaaaaaacaaatgggCAGAATAGTTAATATGCCTCCAACCTACCCTCCCAATCATAAGAGGGCACACCTCCAGGACAGAGGAAGGAGTCCTTCAGGGAGGAGAacagcaggggtgggtggggtcGGTGGTGGGAGGAAGATCATTTTCACtgtaattcattatttttgtgttgttttggggTTTCTTTAAAACtatgtgcatgtatttttaaaacaacaattccAGCTTTCACTATGGTTTTTAATTCTCCACGTGGAAGTTAATGTGCAAACTTCCTTTTTGGAGTCAAATGTCTGTTAACATCAATCTCAGTCCCGAAGGACCCAAGGTGCTGGAGGGGAACACTGACAGTGTGGAGGGAAATGGTAGGTTTTCTGCCTGGGAAGAGTATGTTTCCTGATGGGAAAAGCAGGTCTGAGTTCAGCATTTTAGGAAGAAAGGTGAAGTCAACTGCATTAACTGCTTACCTGTGTGGCCCTGTATTCTCTCACTGATTTTTCCTCCGAGCAGGTCCCAAACGAGCAGCTCACCAGACTGACTTCCAGATAAAACAGAATTTCCATCCCAGATAAAGCATCTGCAAGCATGATTTAGAAATAATCATCTGATCAGTCCTCATGAAGGAGGGGCTGTGTTACCCTGGCCAAAGGAAGCCCAAACGACAGGATCCTGAACTTGCTGGTGCCCGTCTTTCCCCACTAGTAACTCAAAAAATATACCTCTGGGGCTCGTCTGAAGTCATAGAAGAGATGAGCATTCCTGTCTGCACATCTATGACGTTTAGACAGCCATCTTCCCCCGTGCTGAGAACGTGACGACTGTCTGTAACGAGGTGAAACGGCTTCAGAAGTCGGTTGTAGGTTATTCTGACATTTTGTCTCTGGCATAACGTTCACTTTCATGCTCCTCAGGCTACTTGTACTGAGCCGAAGACTCTCCTCTCCTTGCAGTGCTTCTAAGACACTGGGCCGGTGACCCTTTCGTGTGAGCTCATTTGCGTCTTACAACTGAATTTCTCTGGTGAGCAGACGAATTAAGAACAGCGTCCACTACAGCTTTTCTGTGGGTGCAAATGGCACGAGGATACCATCCTGTGCCATGAGGCAGCCTCAGATAAGGCAACACTTCCTTTTTACATTctccttgtttattttaaaataataattccgATTCCCCCAGTTATCATCTGTATTAAAAAGGATCACACTACCTGGGCTAAAAGCAGTATCACATACGGTCCCTGAATGGCATGGGATCTGGTGCAATACGGTGGCTGTAGCGAGGTCCCAAATATTCACTGTGCCTTCTTTGGTGCCTGAAACCAACAGTGTACTTGCAGCATTTAAACTAATCGTATCTACCTAAGGAAGAAAACACACAGTATTCCCTTTAGAATTACGGTCATTAGCGGTTTCCCTAGGCTGACTGCACTGTCGGGGCCCGACAGAGGTTGAACTCGGCAGCACGGCGTACTGATGTGGCTCATGCAGATGTGTTCCAACATCGCCTactgaattatataaaaatgaaattcttcatATGCtagtgaataaaatgaaatactggtAGGGTAAATGTAATGCTggattctttttaagatttattaatgtTTAGAGAGCGTGTGCGAGAGcgagaaaggggaggggcagagggagagaattttcaagcagactccccgctgagcgtggagctgggcatggggctcgatcccacaacccatgagatcacgacctgagccaggagttggaggcttaactgactgagccatctaggcgccccatTTGCTGTTTTAAAACAGTCTAAAATTGGCAAGGTTCCGAATGATGCCTCTTACGAGTTCTAAATCGTACCACGGTGCCAAATGGTCTGAAGCACTGCTGAGCCATGATTACCAGAGGGCGCTGGGAAAAGCCGGGGATCTCTCAAGGTTGTGTTTGCATGCCCCCAGGGAGTCACAGACTGCGTAAGtatttctcaacctcagctcGTCTGTCGACTGGGCGCATCAGGCACCAGTTGGCCCCCTGGAGAAAAGGCAGTCCTGTCGGCTCTAGTGGGACATGTGGCGGGGGACCCAGTGGGGCCGGCACGGGCGAAAACAAGGTGCCGCTCGTGTGTGCCTGCGCGGGCCACCCAGACTGTCGGAGGGCGGCACGCCGGACAGACGGCCCCTTCTCTCGTGTGTGTCAGAAAACACGAAAGACGATGCCCCGAAGAGTTTGAGGGTGTCCAAACAGTGTCACGCTCGGAAACTGGTATTTGGGAAATCTGATGGGACGGTAGGTAATTCTCAGGGAAATGGCAAgttggaggggaaaaaacaacaacaaagcagaCCTGGAAACCCCAAGAGTCGAGTCAAAGAAAAGAACGGAGAGCACATGCTCTCCTCTGGTAAGCAAAataacatgaaacaaaaaaataaccacaCAGGTAAAACCACCCGCCGCCACCCTCCCCTGGACTCAGGCTCAGCTCTGGAGCAGTGCTGTCGCCGGTACTCACGCTGACGTCGTGCTCCAGCTCAGCCAGCATGTCAAACCGCTGTCTTCTGGTGCATGTCATTTCCGCAGCAACACCCGACCACACCTGCGGTGCAATATATTGcagaaggtatttgcaaacatTTAGAACGAAAGCATTTCTCACACATTCTCTTTTCATGATTCCCCACTTTAACTTGACATCTTCTGCTAGTTCCAACTGTGTGAGATAAAGAGGGGCTGCTACTGTATACAGCTGGCTCTTGAACCatgcggggggaggggaggaagggcccCGACCCCCAActccatgcagttgaaaatctacGTATAACTTGGACTTCCCCAAAGCTTCAgtgctaatagcctactgttgaccggaagtCTTACAAGTAACACAAACAGCTGACTAACGTGTTTTGTGTTACATGTACTATATACCGTAGTCTtaacaataaagtaagctagagagaagaaaatgttacgAAAATCATAAATTcacagtactgtatttatcggCAACACTCCATGtctaagtggacctgtgcagtgcaga
This genomic window contains:
- the LOC110578638 gene encoding syntenin-1 isoform X3, whose protein sequence is MSLYPSLEDLKAQTAFSANPANPAILSEASAPISQDGNLYPKLYPELSQYMGLSLNEEEIRANMALVPGASVQGQLVTRPSSMNYMVAPVTGNDVGIRRAEIKQGIREVILCKDQDGKIGLRLKSIDNGVFVQLVQANSPASLVGLRFGDQVLQINGENCAGWSSDKAHKVLKQAFGEKITMTVRDRPFERTVTMHKDSTGHVGFIFKNGKITSIVKDSSAARNGLLTEHNICEVNGQNIIGLKDSQIADILSTSETVVTITIMPAFIFEHIIKRMAPSIMKSLMDHTIPEV
- the LOC110578638 gene encoding syntenin-1 isoform X1; this encodes MSLYPSLEDLKVDKVIQAQTAFSANPANPAILSEASAPISQDGNLYPKLYPELSQYMGLSLNEEEIRANMALVPGASVQGQLVTRPSSMNYMVAPVTGNDVGIRRAEIKQGIREVILCKDQDGKIGLRLKSIDNGVFVQLVQANSPASLVGLRFGDQVLQINGENCAGWSSDKAHKVLKQAFGEKITMTVRDRPFERTVTMHKDSTGHVGFIFKNGKITSIVKDSSAARNGLLTEHNICEVNGQNIIGLKDSQIADILSTSETVVTITIMPAFIFEHIIKRMAPSIMKSLMDHTIPEV
- the LOC110578638 gene encoding syntenin-1 isoform X2, which produces MSLYPSLEDLKVDKVIQAQTAFSANPANPAILSEASAPISQDGNLYPKLYPELSQYMGLSLNEEEIRANMALVPGASVQGLVTRPSSMNYMVAPVTGNDVGIRRAEIKQGIREVILCKDQDGKIGLRLKSIDNGVFVQLVQANSPASLVGLRFGDQVLQINGENCAGWSSDKAHKVLKQAFGEKITMTVRDRPFERTVTMHKDSTGHVGFIFKNGKITSIVKDSSAARNGLLTEHNICEVNGQNIIGLKDSQIADILSTSETVVTITIMPAFIFEHIIKRMAPSIMKSLMDHTIPEV